In a single window of the Elaeis guineensis isolate ETL-2024a chromosome 4, EG11, whole genome shotgun sequence genome:
- the LOC140857136 gene encoding LOW QUALITY PROTEIN: uncharacterized protein (The sequence of the model RefSeq protein was modified relative to this genomic sequence to represent the inferred CDS: inserted 1 base in 1 codon; deleted 2 bases in 1 codon), whose product MELGASGMFVPAQTVGTVLCCICGVTMAPNPTNMCVRCLRSRVDITEGLPRHGAVVHCPECRSYLHPPRTWIRADLESKELLAFCLRRLKPTRHVRLVHAEFVWTEPHSKRLRLKLRVQREALHGAILEQSHLVELTVHDQLCXACSRAQANPDQWSAAVQLRQHVAHRRTFFFLEQLILRHGAAIRALRISEADRGLDFFFGSRSHAVKFVEFISGVVPVRSRSDKQLVSHDPKSNIYNYKHTFSVEICPICREDLVCLPPKVAQALGNLGPLVICTKISDSVALLDPFTLRSAFLDASQYWRAPFKALLSSRQLVEYIVLDIEVESSEVTVGGSRYSLAYAQVARLSDFGKNDNIFTVRTHLGQLLNPGDYALGYDLYGANSGDLEIDLPDALLIKKSYEEKRRNRSGKARPWKLKSLNMDVDNTSKGRADEEKRNIEYEEFLRDLEENPELRFNISLYRNKDYQPSEMASTAGGDDVPSMPLEDLLADLELSDGEEENDDAGSMME is encoded by the exons ATGGAGCTGGGAGCTTCGGGGATGTTCGTGCCGGCACAGACGGTGGGGACGGTGCTGTGCTGCATCTGCGGCGTTACGATGGCCCCCAACCCGACCAACATGTGCGTGCGTTGCCTCCGCTCCCGCGTCGACATCACCGAGGGCCTCCCCCGCCACGGTGCCGTCGTCCACTGTCCCGAGTGCCGCAGCTACCTCCATCCCCCGCGCACCTGGATCCGCGCCGACCTCGAGTCCAAGGAGCTCCTCGCTTTCTGCCTCCGCCGCCTCAAGCCC ACCCGTCACGTCCGCCTCGTCCACGCCGAGTTCGTCTGGACCGAGCCCCACTCCAAGCGCCTCCGCCTTAAGCTCCGCGTCCAGCGCGAGGCCCTCCACGGCGCCATCCTCGAGCAGTCCCACCTCGTCGAGCTCACCGTCCACGACCAGCTCT CCGCCTGCTCCCGCGCCCAGGCCAACCCCGACCAGTGGTCCGCCGCCGTCCAGCTCCGCCAGCATGTCGCCCACCGCCGCACCTTCTTCTTCCTCGAGCAGCTCATCCTCCGGCACGGCGCCGCCATCCGCGCCCTCCGTATCTCAGAGGCCGACCGTGGTCTCGACTTCTTTTTCGGTAGCCGTTCTCACGCCGTCAAGTTCGTCGAGTTCATCTCCGGCGTCGTCCCTGTCCGCTCCCGCTCCGATAAGCAGCTCGTCTCCCACGATCCCAAGAGCAACATCTACAACTACAAGCATACCTTCTCCGTCGAGATCTGCCCCATCTGCCGCGAGGACCTCGTCTGTCTCCCTCCCAAGGTCGCCCAAGCCCTCGGCAACCTCGGCCCCCTCGTCATCTGCACCAAGATCTCCGACTCCGTTGCCCTCCTCGACCCCTTTACCCTCCGCTCTGCCTTTCTCGATGCCAGCCAGTACTGGCGGGCCCCCTTCAAAGCCCTGCTTTCCAGCCGCCAGCTCGTCGAGTACATCGTGCTCGACATCGAGGTGGAGTCCTCGGAGGTCACCGTCGGGGGATCGAGGTACTCTCTGGCTTATGCCCAGGTGGCCCGGCTGTCGGATTTCGGAAAGAACGACAACATCTTCACTGTCCGGACCCATCTCGGCCAGCTCTTGAATCCCGGCGATTATGCCCTAGGTTATGACCTCTATGGGGCCAATAGCGGCGATCTCGAGATTGACCTGCCAGATGCTCTTCTGATAAAGAAGAGCTACGAGGAGAAGCGCCGCAACAGAAGTGGAAAGGCTCGACCTTGGAAACTCAAGAGCTTGAACATGGACGTGGACAATACCTCCAAGGGCAGAGCTGACGAAGAGAAGAGGAATATCGAGTACGAGGAGTTCTTAAGGGACTTGGAGGAGAACCCTGAGCTGAGGTTTAATATCTCATTGTACCGCAACAAAGATTATCAGCCGTCGGAGATGGCATCAACGGCTGGTGGGGATGATGTTCCTTCCATGCCTTTGGAGGACCTGCTTGCTGATCTTGAGCTAAGTGATGGAGAGGAGGAAAATGATGATGCTGGTAGCATGATGGAGTGA